The Chryseobacterium shigense genome segment TTCGATGAATCATTCATTGTTTTTGAAATCGACAATGTAAAGGACAACCCGAAGCTGTTTCCCATCGTAACGCTCATTATTATGGACACTTTTATTCAGAAAATGAGGCTTAGAAAAGACCGCAGAAAAGCACTCATAATTGAGGAAGCGTGGAAAGCCATTGCAAGTAAATTGATGGGGGGATACATTCTGTATCTCTACAAAACCGTAAGAAAGTTCTGGGGAGAAGCAGTAGTTGTAACTCAGGAACTGGATGACATTATCGGAAATGCCGTAGTAAAAGACAGTATTATTAACAATTCAGATACGTTCATTCTGTTGGATCAGACGAAGTTCAAAGATAATTTTGACCGCATAGCGGCTTTATTGTCCCTAAATAAGGTAGAGCAGAATAAGATTTTTACCATTAACAATCTCAACAACAAATTCGGAAGAAGCCGATTCAAGGAATTTTATCTGAAAAGAGGTTCTAAAGGCGAAGTCTATGGAAATGAAGTTTCCCTTGAGCAATATTTAACCTACACGACGGAAAAACCCGAAAAATCAGCAGTTGAATATTATGTCCAGAAATACGGAAGCTATGATGAAGCGTTGGTAAAAATAGTAGACGATGTAAAGAATTTTGGAGATGATATGGGAAGTATAATATCCTTAATTAATCTCTATCAAAAGCCGTTAGACCAAAAAGTTTTTAAGTTCTATCATAAGTTTAAAAATAAACATAAGGGGCAAAATATCTTTAAGAATTTACAAAATGAGTTGGAAATGAATGAACAGACTTTGGAGGAATATATCGGTAATGCTGTATTTTCCAACTTTTCTTGAAAATTGGAAATGAGAGTACATGTGTCAAACTAAAGAAAAATCTATGAAAGCCATCATCAAAAAAGAAAAAGAACGGACGGATTGCAATTCTGTAGCTGAGAATGAAATTCGTATTGCAACTTGGGAAAAAGCGATAATTCTCTCTCATTGCTTTACACAAAACACCATTAAAATAGATACTAAAACAGGTCAGGAGATTGTGATTACGTTTTCCATCAGTACTGAAGATGTAACACCTGACTATCAGGAAAAAGACGAAATATGGATTAAAACGGTAAAATATAAAGCGATATGAAAAAATTTATTCTCAAAATAGTAATGCTGCTTTTCTCCCTTTGGGGGACAGGGGTATTCGCCCAAAACACCTACATCGACCCAACGGTAACGGCAGCTATGATTCTCTATTCGGAAAATCTAAAAGCCAAACAAAATGAGGTAATTGAAGAAACCTCCAAATTAAAAGATGCCCAAATGTGGATAGGAACTCAAATGGTAGCCGCCAATGATATTCAGAATAAAATCCTCAAGGGTTTAAAGGAAGTTTCCGGAACATTACAAAACGGAATTCAAGTGCAACAGATCTATTCTGAATTGAATAAATGTTACACCTATTCCTCACAAGTCGTACAATTAGCATCCCAGCATCCACAGTATGCGATATTCGGAGTGAAAGCTTCGCAAAAAACATACGAACAAAGTTTGAAAATAGTAACTGATGTTTCTGATATTCTGGCTTCTGGAGAACTCAATTTGGCAACTTCTGGTGATCGTTACAAAATCCTGCATAACATTTCCGAGAATGTGAAAAATCTAAAACTGTGGCTTTTGGCGATTAAACTGCGATTAGAAAAAGCCAACCGGTTAGGATTTTGGAATTCCATCAATCCGTTTGCAGGCTATATCAATACCGATAAAGGCATTGTGGAAAATATAATGAACCGATATAAGCGAAATTTTTAAATATCATAAGATGAAAAAATTTTCTCAAATTTTGTTGATACCACTGATTTATGTTATTCTGACTTCTTCCGGTGGTGGTTCCACACCAGCTTGGCAACAGGAAAATGTATCATTTCCAATGATGAATCTTGAGATTAATGCGACAATGAAAGAAAATGAAAGGCAAAAAGAAATGAGGCAAAAGCAAACGATAAATGCCACGGTAGAAACAGTTAATAAAACCCAATGGAACAATTTTAAAGATAAAGTTACCAAAGTTCAGGACAGACTGAAGATTGTTTCATTTGCCATTCAAGCCATACCAACAGGAATAGCGATGAACAGAGAGATTACAAAAATAACCAATAATCAGACCGCTATTATTCAGGAAATTAATTCTGCCCCCTATTCCATTATAGCAGTATTGCCTTCTCAGGTACAGTTTGTAGATGATTTACAAATGGTAACGCGGCTGATAATGGGCATTGTGATTTCTTACGGAGCCATCAATCAAATGGAAAAATCAGAGCGAAAAATTTTATTGGACTATGCTTTAGGAGAAGTCAAAACACTCAGCAGAAATTCTACCCATATGCTTTTAAAAATTAGAGACATCAAAGCCAAAGTTTTACGAAATAAAAGAGCTTTCCAGTACTATGTGAACAGAGATAAGCAGGTGGTGGAAAGTATTATGGATAACATTAAATCCTTTTAGAAATGAAAGCGAAGATTATCTCCTTTCAGTTGATAAAATCGAAGATTCGGCGTAAGCCAATGTATTTCGCGAATACCATAATAAAAAATAATAAAGTTATGAGCAAAAAAGTAGTAACCTTTGGATTATTATTGTTTTTAGGTGTTTCTGTAAAGAGCCAGCAGATTGTGATCAATGACAAACTTTTAGCTCAAATCACCAAAAATCATGCTGTACGATTAGCCAGTGAACAAACATTTCTGGACTCTTATGAAAAACAAAAGCAATTGTATGATGATGTTAAAAACAAAACCGCACAAGTCATTGCGATACAGGAATACATCTATCAGCAACTTAAAAATGTTAATTCAGCACTAACGCAGAGTAAAAAACTCATATATCTCTATCAGTATCTTGGGAAGATTGTGACCAATTCGAATAAAATGCTGGATTTATCCGCACAACATCCTGAATATGCCATATTGGTTTCAAAATATTATGTAGAAATCGGAAAGCAAACCCTAAAGCTCAAACAGGAAGTTACTCAAGATATTTTGAATGAAAACAAAGATTTCTTAATGGATGCAAGTGATAGAGAAATGCTTATTGAAAAGGTCTTTACAAGGGTAAGAAACATCAATGGAAATATTCTCTACATCATTCTACGATTAGAGAATGCCAAGAAAATACCTTACCTGTATCAGGTTCCAGTACTCAGAAATTACATCAATATCGACAAAGCCATTGTTGGAGACATTATCACCAAATACCAATACATCTTTAACTAAAATTATGAAACAATTATTCAAAAAAGGAACATTTTTTCTCTTACTATTTGTTACAGTTGGAGTATCTGCACAATTGAGTGTAAAAAGATTAAACGATCCTTCCATTGTCGCCCAACACAAAAGAATGACCTTCGAACGTTGGGGCGATTGGCGACCTTATCCAAAATACTTTTTAGGAATCCAGACCAATTTTGCCTATGCAACGGTTTGGGGAATATGGGCTCCGAGTAAAAACAGGGATTATAAAGACGGTCCCGACATCAGACCTTTAAAGCCAACCGGAGAACAGAATCTAAGATTTGCCCAACTCAAATTTCAAGAAGAGGAAGCCAAAAAAATCAAAACAGCTTCTGACACCATTCATAAAAGAAGCGTTCAGGATTTTGCCCATTGGACTTCCGCTACGGTTGATGCAGATCCGCTCTGGTTGCTGTATTACAAACGGATGCTAAAGCCCATTACCGAATTTCCTGATCATCCACAGAATTTTATAGAATGGCGGCTGAAAGACCAGCAGACGTTTGAAACATTGAATACAACAGGTACCATAACAAGACTACAGGAAGAACTGGACTTAATCAAAGAAAAATATGATATGTCCAGAAGTATGGATATGCCGAGAGGAAAACGCTTTATCATGTACCACGAAACGCTTATCAAATGGCGAAAATTTGTTCAGGAACTCAGAAAGTACAATAACAAGACAACACTTCTCTTGGATTATAAGAATATTCTGAAAAACCATTTATCCACAGCTTTGCCCAACCAATGGACTCCCGCATCGGATAAACAGATTGTTCATAGCACAATGCAACAATATAAACACCGATTTTAAAAATGAATAAAAAACTAACATTTATATTTTGCTTATTTGCAATACTTTTTCCCATCATGAGCTTTGCTCAAACTGATGGTGATTACAGTAACCTGCTCCAGTTTCTAAAAGGCGATGGTGCTTTTGAAAAATGGTTTATGGAAGTCTTTACCAAACTGGATAACAGCGTACAGGATAGCGCTCAAGGTTCTGCTTTGGTTGGGAAAGCAATTGGAGGAATGGGGGCTCTGATGTATCTCGGATATATGGGTTGGCAAATGGCAGCGGGAGACCGAGAATGGGAAATTACTCCGATGCTAAAGCCTATTCTCATCGGTTTTACCTTGGTGTATTGGACGGGATTTGTCAATTTAATCCAAGCCCCTTTTGAAGCCATTGCCCAACCAGGAATTGCCATTTTCAGTGATATAGAATCTGAAGTCAATGATTTGCGGGTTCAACGATTCAAAAAACAACAACAATTATTAGATGCCGTCATCAAACTCAATGCGGAAGAAGATGCCAAACAGGAAGTGATTGAGAATACTAGCGAAGATGCAGACGATTCTTGGTTTGATGTAAGTGAAGGTTTGGATAAACTCATTCAACCCATCAAAGAATGGCAGATCAGAATGCAGTTTCAAATGCAAAAATTAGTCGCAGAAGTCATTGAATTTGTCTGTCTTTCTATCTTGAGAATTTGCGTGTATCTCATTTTCTTCATCCAAAAAATTTGGGCATACATCCTTATTATTTTAGGACCGATAGCTGTTGGAATGGCACTCATTCCGGGATTTGAGAATTCATTGTACAGCTGGGTATCCAAATTCATCAATATTAATCTGTACACTTTTGTGGCTTATACCATTATCAATATCGGTCAGCAACTCATCGCTTCGGGTTACGAAATGGAAATTGAAAGATACGACACGCTTTTATCCAACGGAACCATTACCAATTTAGATGCTTTAATGGTGTATGTTTCAAACTCTGGAATGATTTACAATCAGCTCTTTACTTGTGTAGCCTATATCGTTACAGGAATTGGAGTGTTGATGACGCCAACCATTGCCGATACCATCGTTACTGCCGGAGGAGCTGGTGCAATGACCAAAATGAAAAGTGCGGCAGGAAAAATGGTTAGTAGTGCAAAAACGGCAATACTAACAGCCAAAACAGGTGGAGCTTCTCTCACATCATCCGCAGCAAAAAGTGCGACAGCAGGTTCTGCATCGGGAAGAGTACAGGAAGCAATGAAAAACGGAAAATAAATCTAATTATCAATTAGAAATTACGAATTACTATCAACCAACAACTATCAATCAACAACTAAGATAAAAATGCTTATTAAAAACATAGAACAAAGAATTAAAATCAACAAGGTCGTTTCGATTTCCACCATTGCTTTTGCAGTGTTCATAGTCATTGCCGGATTTTTCTTTGCGTATAGAATGATTGAGGATTCCAGAAAATCCATTTACATTCTAGACAACGGAGTTCCGGTACTTGCCAAGCAAACCGATATATTATTGAACCGACCTGTGGAATACAAAGCGCAGATTGAATTGTTCCACCGACTTTTTTTTACCCTTGCACCAGATGATGCCTATATCAAGGATAATATTCAGAAATCATTGTATCTCATTGATGACAGCGGAAAAAAGGAATATACCAATCTGAAGGAAAAAGGATTTTACAATCAGATTATTGCTTCCAGTTCAATGGTCAGTATTCACGCAGATTCTATTGCGCTCAATATGGAACAAAAGAAATTTGCTTTTTTTGGAAAGCAGATGATTACAAGAAAATCATCAGTCATCACCCGAAAACTCATTACTGAAGGCTTCTTTGAAGATATTATCCGAAGCCCCAACAATCCTCACGGTGTGATTCTTAAGAATTGGAGAATCATTAATAACGAAGAACTAACCAATCAAACCAAAAACTCGTACTAAAAATGAATACGACATTACAACAAGCTGGGCAAAAATGGCTGAATTGGGCTACTCAAAATCCGAAAAAATTCTTTACCTATTCGATGATTTTTTTATCCGTGTCCTTTATAGGCTCTTTGATACAGGGGATATTCTTTCCCTCTGATACGGCATTTAAAATCAAGCCTCCCATACTTTATTCCAAAAGTAAGATGGCACAAAATGCTCCAGTAAACAATGAAAAAGAAATGGGAAAGATTGTTAGTGAACTCAAATTATTAAAAATGAAGCGAGACAGAAAAGAATTAAAAAAAGAAGACAGTTTACGAATAGAATACCTGTTTAACCAATATCAACAATTAAAAAATGACCGGTAGCACCGGAGGCAATTTATCTAAAAATCAAAACTCAATGAAAAAACTTAATTTCAAACAGAAGAAATATGTGCTGCCTCTTTTAGCACTGCCGTTTCTGTTGCTATTTGTCTATGTGGGAGCACAGTTTACCAAAGAGGACACTTCGGAAAAAGATCAGTATAAAGAACTGTCTCTTTCATTAGGTGAAACGCAGGATTCCATTATGACGAAGAACGATGCGTATGATGCGTTTTTCAAAAAAGACGACAACAGAACGATGTTGGAAGGTCTGGACAAGGAAGAGGACAGTCTGTTAAGCTATGAAGATCAGCTATCTTTAGACCAAAAAAGAAAAATTGATTCTTTGAAGGCAGTAACAGCAAGACAGAATCAATATCGGGGAAAAGGAAATCCATCTTCTTACTATAACCCTAATTCCTCTCAAAGAGAAGATAAAGATTACAAACGATCTTCGGATATCATCAGAATGCTGAACGACAAATCCTACGGAAAAACCGAAAATGAGTATGCATCAGAAATCCCGAAAGCTCCATCCAGAAATGAGCAACAAGATCCAGTAAAATATCTTAAACAACAAATGCTGGTAATGGATTCTTTAGAAAAATCTCGTGACCCAGAATATCAAAGCAAACTCGCAGCTGAACAAAAACTCAAAGCCAATAGAGAAAAAATGGATGAGTTTCTGAACTCCACTTTCAATGTAAATAAATCAGGAATTAATAGCGACTTCAATGCTTTTTACAAGGAAAAAGAAAACAGTTTTATCAAAGCCGTCATTGATGAAAATAACAAAGGCTTTTTGGGAAGCAGAATCCGTTTCCGATTATTGGAAGACATTTTTGTAAACAATAGAAAAATTAGGAAAGGTTCTATTTTATATGGGCAGATTTCAGGGTTTTCAATGCAAAGAGTTGATCTTAAAATTATATCGGTATTTACGAAAGGAGAAATCTATCCAGTTAATCTCTCCATTTACGATGTAGATGGAATGAAAGGATTGTACGTTCCCCAAAGTGTTTTCAGGGATATGATTCGGGAAATGGGAAGTAATTCTGTACAGGGAACACAAATGGATATGGGTGGACAAGGATTTTTTACCAGCATTGGCTCTAAGTTATTTACATCCACTTCCAAATCCATTGCCAACCTGATTAAAACTAACAAAGCCAAGTTGAAATACAATTCTTATGTATTTCTAATTGATGAAAAACAATTAAAAGATTCACAAAACCAACAAAAAAAATAAGATAATGAGAACGATATTATACAGTCTGTTATTATGTACAGCTCAATTTTTAACCGCACAAACAGCCACCAAAGAACAAATCATTTCCGATTTACCGGAAATAGAAATTACCGAAGGAATTAATTTACATATTATTTCTCCCGAACCGATTCAGTATGTGGATTTATCCACGCAGAAACTCACAGGAGATTTACCAACCACCAATATTGCCAGAATTAAAATTACTGAC includes the following:
- the traK gene encoding conjugative transposon protein TraK, translated to MLIKNIEQRIKINKVVSISTIAFAVFIVIAGFFFAYRMIEDSRKSIYILDNGVPVLAKQTDILLNRPVEYKAQIELFHRLFFTLAPDDAYIKDNIQKSLYLIDDSGKKEYTNLKEKGFYNQIIASSSMVSIHADSIALNMEQKKFAFFGKQMITRKSSVITRKLITEGFFEDIIRSPNNPHGVILKNWRIINNEELTNQTKNSY
- the traM gene encoding conjugative transposon protein TraM, with amino-acid sequence MKKLNFKQKKYVLPLLALPFLLLFVYVGAQFTKEDTSEKDQYKELSLSLGETQDSIMTKNDAYDAFFKKDDNRTMLEGLDKEEDSLLSYEDQLSLDQKRKIDSLKAVTARQNQYRGKGNPSSYYNPNSSQREDKDYKRSSDIIRMLNDKSYGKTENEYASEIPKAPSRNEQQDPVKYLKQQMLVMDSLEKSRDPEYQSKLAAEQKLKANREKMDEFLNSTFNVNKSGINSDFNAFYKEKENSFIKAVIDENNKGFLGSRIRFRLLEDIFVNNRKIRKGSILYGQISGFSMQRVDLKIISVFTKGEIYPVNLSIYDVDGMKGLYVPQSVFRDMIREMGSNSVQGTQMDMGGQGFFTSIGSKLFTSTSKSIANLIKTNKAKLKYNSYVFLIDEKQLKDSQNQQKK